A region of the Acidobacteriota bacterium genome:
AGCATCCACGGCGTGGAAGGCCGTGATCTCTACCGGCTCGTGCGCGAGGTGTTCAGCAACCCGCGCTGGGTGGTCTTCTACGTCCCGTGCGTCGCGGTGACGGGCTTCCATCTGTGGCACGGGTTCTCGAGCGCCTTTGAATCGCTGGGCCTCAACCATCCGAACCTCACGCCGCGCGTCCTGAAGATCGGCAGAGTCCTCGCCGTGATCGTCGGCGCCGGATTCCTGTCCATTCCTCTCGTGCTGTTTTTCATGAGGAGCCGATCATGAGCGGCGCACCGCAGATTGCCCCGGCAGGCACACGGACGCTCGACGCGCGATTGCCGTCTGGCCCGCTGCCGGAGAAATGGGATAAGTACCGCTTCGACGCGAAGCTGGTGAATCCCACCAACCGCCGCAAGTTCACGGTGATTGTCGTCGGGACCGGCCTGGCCGGCGGCGCGGCAGCCGCGACCCTGGGTGAAGCCGGCTACAACGTGCTCAGCTTCTGCATCCAGGACAGCCCGAGGCGCGCGCACAGCATAGCGGCACAGGGCGGGATCAATGCGGCGAAGAACTACCGGAACGACGGCGACAGCATCACGCGACTGTTCTACGACACGGTGAAGGGTGGCGACTACCGGGCCCGCGAGGCAAACGTCTACCGGCTTGCACAGGTCAGCAACAGCATCATCGATCAATGCGTCGCGCAGGGCGTGCCGTTCGCGCGCGAATACGGCGGCTTGCTGGACAACCGCTCGTTCGGCGGCGCACAGGTGTCGCGCACCTTCTACGCGCGCGGGCAGACCGGCCAGCAGCTTCTGATCGGCGCGTATCAGGCGATGATGCGGCAGGTGGGGGCCGGTACCGTCAAGATGTTCCCGCGGTACGAGATGCTCGACCTGGTAGTGGTCGATGGCCACGCGCGAGGCATCATCGCCCGCAACCTGAACACGGGGAAGGTTGAGCGATTCGACGCGCACGCCGTGCTGCTGGCGACGGGCGGATACGGCAACGCGTATTACCTCTCCACCAACGCCGTCAATTCTAACGCGACAGCCATCTGGCGGGCGTACAAGCGCGGCGCGCTGTTCGCCAACCCGTGCTTTACGCAGATCCATCCGACGTGCATCCCGGTGTCGGGCGACCATCAATCGAAGCTCACGCTGATGAGCGAGAGCCTGCGCAATGATGGCCGCATGTGGGTGCCGAAGACGGCCGGCGACAAGCGGCCTGCCATCGAGATTCCCGACGAGGAGCGGGACTACTTTCTCGAGCGGCGGTATCCCACGTTCGGCAACCTGGTGCCGCGCGACGTGGCCTCGCGCGCGTCGAAAGCGGTCTGCGACGAAGGCCGCGGCGGGGGCGACACGGGCCTGGCCGTCTATCTCGACTTCGCGGACTCCATCAAGCGGCTGGGCGAAGACGTCATCCGGGAGCGCTACGGGAACCTCTTCCAGATGTACGAGAAGATCACCGACGAGAACCCGTACAAGAGGCCGATGCGGATCTACCCCGCCATCCACTACACGATGGGTGGGCTGTGGGTCGACTATGACTTGATGTCGACGATTCCCGGTCTGTTCGTGCTCGGCGAGGCGAACTTCTCCGACCATGGCGCGAACCGGCTGGGAGCGAGTGCGCTGATGCAGGGGCTGGCGGACGGCTATTTCGTGGCGCCGTCCACGCTGCCGCACTACCTGGCCAGCGCGTCGCTGCCGAAGATTGCGACCGATCACGAGGCGTTTCGCGAGGCCGAATCGACGGTGCAGGCCAAGCTCAAGCGGCTCACGTCGGTCAACGGCAAGAAGACCCCGCGCGAGATTCACCGCGCCCTGGGCCATCTGATGTGGGACCACGTCGGCATGGGCCGCAACGAGGCCGGCCTCAAGCAGGCCCTCGCGAGCATCCCCGAACTTCGTGACCAGTTCTGGCGGGAAATCTCGGTGCCCTCTAGCGGCGAGGAATTCAGCCAAATCCTCGAGTACGCGGGACGCGTGGCCGACTACCTCGAGCTTGGAGAACTGATTGCCCTCGACGCGCTCGAACGCCGCGAATCCTGCGGCGGGCACTTCCGTGAGGAATACCAGACACCCGACAACGAGGCGCAGCGTGACGATGAACACTTCACGCACGCGGCGGCCTGGGAGTTTGCCGGAGAGGGCGCCTTGCCCATCCGGAACATCGAACCGTTGTCGTTCGACTATGTGAAGCCAAGCCAGCGGAGCTACAAGTAGACCATGGACACCATGACCCTTCAGCTGCGGGTGTGGCGGCAGACGACAGCCAACCAACCGGGCCGCATAGTCCCGTACACGGCGGAGCACGTCTCACCCGACATGTCGTTTCTCGAGATGCTCGATGTGGTCAACGAAGGCCTCATCAAGAAGGGCGAGCCGCCGATCGTGTTCGACTCGGATTGCCGCGAAGGCATCTGCGGCATGTGCAGCCTCGTCATCAACGGCATCCCGCACGGTCCCGATCGCGGGTCGACGGTGTGTCAGCTCCACATGCGCAAGTTCAAGGATGGGGACACGATCACCATCGAGCCGTGGCGCGCAAAGGCCTTCCCCGTCCAGAAGGATCTGGTCGTGGACCGGGGGGCGTTCGACCGGCTGATTGCCGCCGGCGGATACGTGTCGGTCAACACCGGCGGTGCCGCCGATGCCAGCGCGATCCCGGTGCAGAGAGACATCGCGGAGACGGCGATGGATTCCGCGTCCTGCATCGGATGCGGAGCGTGCGTGGCGGCGTGTAAGAACGCGTCGGCGGCGCTGTTTGTGGGCGCCAAGGTGTCTCAACTGGCGTTGCTGCCGCAGGGACATCCCGAGCGCGCGTCACGCGTGCGATCGTTGGTCACGCTGATGGACGAGATCGGGTTCGGCAACTGCTCGAATGAAGCCGAGTGCGAGGCGGTGTGCCCGAAGGATATTTCCATCTCGAACATCGCGCGCATGCGCCGCGAATACGTCAGGGCACTACTGGTCGGGACGGGACGTTAACCTCCACTCGCGAGGCGACCGGCGCCTGTCTGAATCGAGGGCGGTCGGGTGCTATCAGCGCCCGACGCCCGAGGAACCCAGCAGTTGTTCGCCCTTTGCCCCCGGCGCCGCCACGCGGCCGCCCGGGTTGACCTTCCTCGGAGGCTTCGGCGTCTTCTCGTCGGGATCGCAACCGCCTTCGAGGCGGCACAACACATACGCCGTGGTGCGGCGTTCCCGATTGCCGTGCTCAGCGAGCCACTCCACCTTGTCCTTCGCGCTGCCGGTCACAGCCTTTCTCGCGCCGTCCACGTAGTGCTTGGTATCAGTGAGGTCATCGACGTCCTTCTCCGATGGCGGCGCCGTTTTCTTCGCCCACTTCTGGCCGTCCTTGTAGCGCTGGCCCCAGTCGGCGTAGCGATCGCCCGGATCGGCGTCCCCTACAGCGGGGCCGTGCAGCATCGGCGTGAGGCTTGGCGCGCCATCCGGAACACGGCCACGGCCGTTTGATCGACCGGCAAACGTCCAGCCCTGATCCTCGAGTTGAAACGTCTCGATCCGCCCCTTCACCGGCTGCTTGTACGTCAGGCGTTTGAACGTATAGCCCTTGAGGCCGGGATCGCCCGGCACGATGAGCGGCGCGATCGCATCGTCGTACGCGGCTTCCGTGGTCCATCCGTCAGGCGATCGGAGGGCCGTGATGCGGTGAAGCTTGTCACGCTCAATCGTGTAGACCTCGGGCACCATCACCTGCATGGTGGTGTCCGTGTAACTCGACGCCATGAAACGAATGAAGAAGCCGGACGGATCGTAGTTCCAGCGGCCGACCGGAATTTCCCGATCGCCCTCCTGCGGTTCGGCGGTTCCGTCGGGCACGGCGATGCTGGCCATTTCCGAGTAACTGGCGCCGGTGGCGAGCAGATCGCGCAGCCTGGCCTGGGCGTCCAGGATCGCGAAGACGGCTGGAGGCAGCCGCGCCTCGGCCTGCTCGCGCACCGCCTCCCAGATCCGATCGGCCGCCGACGCTTCGAGCGCGGCGATGTCGGCGGGCGGCAGCAGCCGCGCCGCGACGGCCTGCAGGTCGCGCGGCAGCGTCGAGAACTTCGCGTGCGAGAGAATCGCCCACAGGAGCGATTGCGCGTCTTCCTGACTGATGTCAGGAAAACGATAGAGCCGCGTCAGGATGTCGCCGACGATCCTCGCCTTCGGTCCGGCAAGCGGCGCATAGAGGTAGCCCTCGCCGCGTGAGGCCCCGGGCGCGCCCGTCTGCAGACAGAAGCTCTTCGCGTGAAACTCGAAGACGCCAGCCGAGAGCGTGAACGCGCCGTCGGCGTCGCGCGGCAGCGAGGTCATCGGCGCGGCCGTCTCCTCGGTCTCGTCATCGAGGATCGGCGCATCGGGGTAGGCGTTGGCCACGCCGCTGGTGAGCGCCGCCGGCGTGCTGAGAATCTTGTCGAGTGCGGGGATCTGCAACAATCGCTGCAACGGATTCTGCGCGACGACCACCACCGATCCCAGAAAGGCCGCCGCGATTGCCGGAGCAATTCGCGCGAATATGCGTCGTTCGATGGCCAAGCTGTCCTCCCGCGTCAGTTCGTGCCGAGTTCGAGGCCGAGAGACTTTCTCTCCGAGACAGCGTGGGCAACCAGCCCGAAGCCGCGTTGACGAATCCAGATATCTGACGGAATTGTCGGAAGAATAACACGATTCCCGGGTTGCGCGAGGAGTCGGTGCCCTCTCACGCTCAGTCTCCGGCGCGCGGCGCGAGTCGTCGCCTTTCCATGGCTTGCCGGACACGCGGTGGTCCGCCGACAATCGCGCGACGGCCCGCGGGCGTGACGGGGACGCGGTCGCGCAGATCCTGGAGCAACCGTGCGGCCAGTGCGGCAGGGTCTTCGCCCGGTCGAGGCTGACCGCTGGCCGGCGCCATGAACCGGACGGTGACGCGCGGCCGCCGGGGCCAACGAACGTAGGCGGTCGTCCCTTCGACCGCACAAAGCACGACCCGCGCG
Encoded here:
- a CDS encoding fumarate reductase/succinate dehydrogenase flavoprotein subunit, encoding MSGAPQIAPAGTRTLDARLPSGPLPEKWDKYRFDAKLVNPTNRRKFTVIVVGTGLAGGAAAATLGEAGYNVLSFCIQDSPRRAHSIAAQGGINAAKNYRNDGDSITRLFYDTVKGGDYRAREANVYRLAQVSNSIIDQCVAQGVPFAREYGGLLDNRSFGGAQVSRTFYARGQTGQQLLIGAYQAMMRQVGAGTVKMFPRYEMLDLVVVDGHARGIIARNLNTGKVERFDAHAVLLATGGYGNAYYLSTNAVNSNATAIWRAYKRGALFANPCFTQIHPTCIPVSGDHQSKLTLMSESLRNDGRMWVPKTAGDKRPAIEIPDEERDYFLERRYPTFGNLVPRDVASRASKAVCDEGRGGGDTGLAVYLDFADSIKRLGEDVIRERYGNLFQMYEKITDENPYKRPMRIYPAIHYTMGGLWVDYDLMSTIPGLFVLGEANFSDHGANRLGASALMQGLADGYFVAPSTLPHYLASASLPKIATDHEAFREAESTVQAKLKRLTSVNGKKTPREIHRALGHLMWDHVGMGRNEAGLKQALASIPELRDQFWREISVPSSGEEFSQILEYAGRVADYLELGELIALDALERRESCGGHFREEYQTPDNEAQRDDEHFTHAAAWEFAGEGALPIRNIEPLSFDYVKPSQRSYK
- a CDS encoding succinate dehydrogenase/fumarate reductase iron-sulfur subunit, with protein sequence MDTMTLQLRVWRQTTANQPGRIVPYTAEHVSPDMSFLEMLDVVNEGLIKKGEPPIVFDSDCREGICGMCSLVINGIPHGPDRGSTVCQLHMRKFKDGDTITIEPWRAKAFPVQKDLVVDRGAFDRLIAAGGYVSVNTGGAADASAIPVQRDIAETAMDSASCIGCGACVAACKNASAALFVGAKVSQLALLPQGHPERASRVRSLVTLMDEIGFGNCSNEAECEAVCPKDISISNIARMRREYVRALLVGTGR